Below is a genomic region from Vibrio cortegadensis.
TCACAGTGTCTTTGATCTCTTCTTCAGTTGCAGGCTCAACGCTCGCTTCAATGATTTGATCTTTATTGGTATCAACCGCTGTAGCCGTATATGTCTCACCGATAGGCTTCAGAGATGAACGAATCAACTCACCAGAATCAGGGAGCTTACGAACAGGAGACGCTAATGAGTAAACCACCATATCGATTTGACCTAAGTCTTCTTTGATTAAATCGATTGTTTTTTGTTTAGCTTCATTTGAGAATGCATCGCCATTTAAGCTTTTAGCGTACAAGCCTTCTTCATGTGCACATTTTTCAAAAGCCGCTGAGTTGTAGTAACCCGCCGTACCAGGTTTTTTCTCAGTACCCGCTTTTTCAAAGAAAACACCAATCGTTGATGCCCCGCCACCGAATGCCGCTGCAATACGAGAAGATAGACCGTAGCCACTTGATGAACCCACAACAAGTACACGCTTAGGTGCATTTTTGATTGGGCCTTGCGCTTTAGTATAAGCAATTTGTTCTTTTACGTTCGCTTCACAACCCACTGGGTGCGTTGTAGTACAGATAAATCCACGAATTCTAGGTTTGATGATCATATTCAACTTCCTTAAAAAATCCTTGGTAGGATAAAAGTTTCGCTCTCAAATGGCATCTAATTTCTTCAAAAAGACCCTTAAAATGTAAGTGGTTGGAGCACTACCGGCCACTTTTGTTCCCAAAAATATGAAAAAGACGGAAATAGCGTCATAAACAGGATCATTATATTTTGATAAGAGCATAAAAAATACCAACCAGTGTATCTCTGATTGGTATTGATATCTTTCAAGTATACATCAATAAGTCGAGTAAATTTACAGCCCGTTAAGCGCCTCAAACAGCTGATCGACCTCTTCTATTGTGTTGTAATGCATGAAGCCGATTCTTACGACACCACCACTCTCCTCTAAGCCAAGTTGCCTAATCAGCCCCAGCGCATAAAAGTGGCCATTCCAGACGCAGATGTTGTGTTCACCTAAACTTTTAGCGACAAATTCGGGATGATGATATTTGAATGCAAGAGCAAAGGTTGGAGTACGAAGGTTCGAATCAGCTTCTTCACGCCCATGTAGAACCACCTTATTACCAAGGGTACTCAAGCGTTTTAAGAAGTATTCACTGAGCGCTTGTTCATGCTGATTATATTGGCTAAAACTCTGTTCAAGCCTCTTCCTCAACGAGCTACCTTGCTCGCCCCATTGAGACAAATACTCCACCGCTTGGATCACGCCAGCTAAGCCTTCAAAGCTTTGAGTGCCAGTTTCGAACCGACCAGCGCCTAAATTCGTTGCAGGTTCAACTTTGTAAGGTTGAATGGTTTGCAGCCATTGAGGTGCAATATATGCAATACCAACATGTGGGCCGAAGAACTTATAAGCCGAACAGGCTAGAAAGTCACAGCCTAAATCTTGAACATCAATCAGATGATGCGGCGCGTAATGAACAGCATCAACATACACTTTCGCGCCAACAGAGTGAGCCTGTTCGATCACTGTTTTTACATCGACAATTGAACCTGTGGTATTCGATGCGAATGTTACCGCCACCAGCTTAGTTTTCTCACTAAGCAGAGAGGCAAAGTGATCCATATCCAACGAGCAATTACTTTCATCGACTTTAACCTGATGTACTACAACGCCTTTATCTTCAGCCGCTTGCTGCCAACTTGAAACATTTGAATAGTGATCTAATGCTGTGACGATGATTTCATCTCCAGCCTTCCAATCTCGGCTTATTGCTCGACTCAATTGAAAGGTCAACGACGTCATGTTCGCCCCAAACACCATATTATCGGGAGTTTCTGCATTCACTAGAGCTTGAACTGACTCTCTTGCCTGTGCCATCAGATTTGTCGTGTGTTGACTCGAAAAAAAATGCCCGCCTAGATTGGAGTTATAGAAACCGAGATAGCTTGTCATCGAATCCAAGACAGATTGCGGCACTTGAGAACCTCCAGGGCCATCCAAAAATATCACGGGCTTTCCATTATATTGCTGAGATAACGCACTAAACTGTTCACGAACAGAATTAAGATTGAAGCTCATTACGCGCATCCTTTGCTGTCAGAACAAAAACATCCATATGCCCTTTTTCTTCATTCTCGACGGGACATATCGGTTGAGCGTTATGCCACAGCTTGCTATCGGCTAGCATTGCTACTTCACCATTCTCAAGAATTTTTCTGAAAAATGGTGCTTCATTGCTATTGTTGTACAGCATAATCTCACCACCAATGATGTTACTACGATCAATACCGATTAATGCAAGGTGATCAAAACCATCTTGGTGAACCCCTTCCGGCGCAACTTGTGTCTCATCGTATATTGCTGCGATTCGAATTTGATGAATTTCAATTTCTTGCCCGTTAGGTAACTTGTTGCTATCAACAAACAGTTGGCACATCTCCTTCATGCCATCACTATCGAGAATGCCCTGCTCAATGGATTCAAATTGACGGACAATATCACCTTGAAAATGGTTAATATCATCAGTTTGTACAAACCCTGGGTTATCCAATTCTGTCACGGTTCCATCTTGCAGGCATATAACTGAATAACGACGTAATCGATATTTACCATCCGCATGTTCTGTTGATGGTAGTTGGTTAAATGAAGGGGATAACTGTTCTAAAGCGTGACGGGATAAACTAGTGATATGTAGGGTACTCTCGTGGTTATGTAACATCATCGACTCCTTGATAAAGAAACATTAACAATCAATAAATTTAACATTTAGCTCACACAAAGAATACGCACAAATATGGCAAACACAAGGCGTCGCCATCAATAATTCCATAAAATAGACAAAAACCACACTAAACACCAACAAGTTAATAATTAGAAGTTAAACACTCCGATATTTGAATTGTGGATAGTTAAAAAGCAGATGAGTTCACTGCGGTCACACTAAAATATTGAAATTATTGAAAATTGTATTTATATCGTCTCATCACTTTACTTAAGATGTAAGAATCTCGCGAAATTTTAGCGGGGAGTAAATGCGATATTATCAGAGTAAAAAAGTGTCAGAATTCAGATAAAGCAGTGTGTTTGACTCTACGATGTTATACCGGCATTCAGTTCGAATATAAATCCAACCCCGAACATTTTTGTGTACAGCCCTTAACAATCAAAGGGCCGTCATCGTAAAAGCTCAAGTCAAAATGTGATTCAATAGATCAAATGGCAGACCAATGGTTATCCCATTGCACGCCAGAGTATTTGGAAGTGGATTGCTGCTTATTGCGAGTAACAACCGAGCCCGAGCCAGAGCTCACCTTAAACATGCCGTTAGCTTCAATCACACCGGATGCATCAGGAAGTGCCGCTAATTCGATCAATGCGCCACTCTCTTTCGACCATATCCCATAACAGTTGCCACGAGGCGATGTCGCCAGAATCAATTCATCACTTGCTGCAATGCTTGCAATATAGTGATTGAAACGTGCCCACTGTTCAGGCTCTGCTTGAAGCTGAACCATATCGCCACCGCGACGGTGCATCGCCAGTAAAGAGGGATACTCATCAGGTTCACCACGGTACTGCTGACCGCAAAGCACGGTATCACTTCCGTCATGTGCTAAGTGTCGAATGCTTAAGTGGCGGTCATCAAGAGAAACTTGATCGAGTAACTTTCCTTCTGCGGATACATAACTCAAACTAGGCGACATAGCGTCGAGATTCAATGCGATTCGTCCATCAGTATGAACGCCACCTACCCCAATCGCGAGTGTATTATCTGGCATTGCGATCACTTCATGGGGCCCCAATCCAAAACCGGAAAACTCTTCCACTTTCTTATAGCCATCTTGAACACGGTATACACCAATGATCCCACGGCTAGTACCACGTTCACCTTCGGTTGCATACAAGTACATACCATCATTACTGAAAACACCATGGCCATAATAATGGCGATTTTTATCCGCTGGCCGCAGCAAGATCTGCTCACCAGATAAATAATCGAACACCATTAAATATGAACCTGGACGCCTAGCAAAAACTGCAGCGTGATATTTATACTGATCCTCACCATGTTGGCTATTGATAGCAACGCCATGACCACGCTCAGGTATTGGTAATGAGTGAATTTCAGCGCCAGATTCATCAGCGACAACAGCACGATACTGCTTTTTTGCACTCAAGGAGCAACCTATCAATGCCGGAGAAGCATTGGCGTTGGCTGATTGCGCTGCACATCCATAGGGCAATACAGGAACCATCGCCCCATACATAGCCGCTTTCAATAGCGTTCTTCGATTTAAATCAGTCACCATCGGTCGCGTTAAATCCTATCACTACGCCAAGTTCAATTGCCACTTCTTCATGGATCAAATACTTAAGCTGTTCTAATTTATTGTATTGTGCAAGTACGTTTTGGTACCCACTCTTAGTTTGTAGCATATTGAATAGGCTGTCTTGCTCTGGCCAAGTGTCGATGGCCATATCAAACTGTAAAGAGATTCGATCAGCAAGTTCGCCTTTATCTCTCATACGCAAGATCGCATCCAATCCAGAACCATTGGCAAAATAAATAGCCTGCATCGCTTTCAGATTCTCCTTCAGATTGGATAACGATGAAGCAGAACGCCACGACTCAGAAAAGTAGGCTCGTGGATGGCCCATTTTTGCCAGTGGTCGACTCAACTTCTTCATACTGTATTCAAGCTGATTCGAAAGTAGGCTCACGTATTCCGAATTCCACTGTGCTTCATTCATCGAGGTCCAAGGATTAATGAGCCATGCCTGTCGAATCTGTGAAGTACGATTCTGTAAATTCTGGCTAATTGCAGTCGCTGATGAGCATATCTCCCCCTTATTGGTAAGCAGAGGTGACTGAGCGTCAAACAACATCCACTCAATAGCACCAAGACCTTGCACCGTCACACTCTGGTTCGAGATCTCTTCAGCTGTCCATGATTTATCATATGACACCAACTGAGACATTTTTCGACCTGTCGTATTCTTTTTGTCTGGCCAAAATTGAACATTCCAACTCTGCTCCAATGCTTTTACCGGGCCTCTCTCCTGTCCTTGTAAATGCATCCAAGCCGCCATTGATGCTTGCCAATGCCTTTTTAAATCAGAAAGGTCGGCTCCATTAGAGCAGAATGATTTCATCGACTTATTTAACGATATTGCTTGTTCGTTCAGTTTCACAGCCGATTGAAACTGTACTTGGTACAAGCTGGAACTGATATGTTCAGTCGTGTCCATTTTGCTCACCACTGCTTGGTTTGATGAGTGTTTCGAGTCAGTACTCTGACATCCTAAAACCAATACGGTCGGAACAATTAAACTCATTATCCGAGATGTTTTTAACCACATATACTTATCCTTACAATGAGTTTAAGAAAACAATCAGCGCATCACGCTCTGCTTTGTCAAAACCGAGGACTTGCTGTTTTGCTGATTCCGCTTCTCCACCATGCCAAAGCACAGCTTCCAGAAGGTTTCTTGCTCGACCATCATGCAAAAACATCGTGTGCCCGTTGACTTCTTTTGTATAGCCAATGCCCCATAGCGGCGCTGTTCTCCACTCTTGGCCATTTGCTAAATACTCAGGACGATTATCTGCAAGCCCTTCACCCATATCATGCAGTAACATATCGGTATAAGGGTTAATTACTTGGTTTGAAATCGCGGGTAGACCCTCACGATTTGCCGTCTTGATATTGGTTTGGTGACAGCTTTGGCAACCAGATTGAGCAAAAAGAGCTTGCCCTTTCATTACGGTTTCGTCTTTCACGTTACGGCGAATAGGGACAGCAAGGTGCTGAGAGTAGAACTCTACAAAGTCTAGAATATTATCACTTACTTCAATATCGCCACCATTTGGCAATTCATCGCATAAGCTCTGTTTCGATGTACAGTTTTCATTTGGGAAAAGTGAACTCGTTAATCCAACATCACCATTAAAGGCGGCCGCGTTTTGCTGCATCAAATTCGGCTGTCCAGCTTTCCAACCAAAACGACCAAGCGCAAATTCTTCCGCTTGAACGTCCCATACACGGTTAGCTTTACCTGAAACGCCTTGTCCCGCTAGCTTCTGTTGTTCAGCAAACGCCAAAATAGTACTTTCAGGAATACTTTCAAGCAGACCAAGACCAATCATAGGTGGAGCAACACGAGCAGAAAATTGAGTGTCTGGGTGCATCTCACCAAAGCCGAGATCATTAATGGTTAATGTGGGTTTACGTAAGGTGACAACGAAACCATCTTTAAACGTGACAGGGACATCGGTGTAATCAATTTGAATTGAACCTTCAGGTTTTATATTTGGTAAGGCAAAGTCTTGTAGTTGACCACCGTACGTTGGTTCTGGAATGACACCATCTTTGATATACGCTTTTTTTTGCTCTGCCGTCATGGCTGGAATGCTTAGCCTAACTAGCATAGAGACGGCATGAGTATCCCCTTTTTCAGGAGCGTGCCCTCGCCCATCTTTAATGTGGCAGTTCTGACAACCATTCGTATTGAATAGAGGTCCTAACCCATCACGAGCATCGGTTGAAGCTGGTGCTTGCACCCACGGATTACGGAAAAAACTGTTACCAACACTAAAATCAAGGCGTTTGCTCATTGGTAAATTTGCAGCAGGTAAAGAAAAGGCATTGCTCCCTTCTTTTTTCACACTGGTTTGCCCACCAGATTTAACATCACTTGCCTGTATTGAAAACGATGTGATCAAGGCAATAGCTGCTGAGAAAATATATGATTTCATAACTGTATTCTTATTGTGTAATTTAGCTTTCAAAAATGCCATCAAAGAGTGGTCATATTGCAGGCGGTTTCCGCTGTCATTGACTTAAATATGATTATTATTTTAGAGATAGCAGAAAGGGCTCAAGAGAGCCCTTCTATATTATTATTTTATGCTTAGAATTCGTGATCGGCAGTATCTGGGTTTAAGCTGCTGATACCAATGACAGATGCCGCTCTTTCAATAGAACCAGTTTGTGCAACCAATGCCATGATTGTCTTATTAACCAAAGCATTACCTGCCGGGTTGTTAGCGGCAATCAGTTGATCGAAATGCTGATTGTTTTTCTCTGCTGAAGTCACCAATTGACCAACTTGTGCGCGAGCTAGATCGAACTGTTTCTGGATCTCTTTAGCTGCTTTTTTGTCTTTCTGAGCCACTAAATCGTAAAGGCTAGGTCCTGAAAGTAACTTGCCACTTTCACGTTTGTACAAACCTGTATAAACGTTATAGATCCCTTGCTCATTGTAGTAGTGAGAGTTATGAGTGTTATCAGAGAAACAGTCATGCTCATCTTCCGTTGAGTTTGCCTCTAATGCCACTTTCATACGCTCGCCGGCTAACTCACCTAATGAAAGTGACCCCATGCCGAACAGCATTTTACGCAAACCGTTATCAGCAGAATCTGCTAATAGCTCTTGGCGATAGTTACCTTTTTCACCGGCTTCCCACTGTTTTTCCATCCACTCAAGATCTTGGATCAAAAGTTCAGCAGCCGCTTTAAGATATTGACCACGTCGATCACAGTTGCCATTTGTACATTCGCTGCCTACAACGAAATCGGTGTATGCACGAGCGCCTGCACCAGCATTTGTACCGTTAAGATCTTGACCCCAAAGTAAGAATTCAATCGCATGGTATCCAGAGGCTACATTCGCTTCAGAGCCACCAATTTCATTTAAATCTGCGATCAACTCAGGAGTGATGGTTGTTGCATCAATAACACTTGAACCAACTTTAAGAGTTTTGTTAGCTACGATATTTGCACTCGCACCTTCATTACCAAGCTCATACTGATAATCACTACCAACATAATCAATTAAACCTTCATCAAGAGGCCAAGCATTCAGTTGCCCTTCCCAGTCATCGACCACGACGTTACCAAAACGGAATACTTCAGATTGTTGGTACGGTACGCGTGAATCTAACCAAGTTTGTTTTACTTTCTCAAAACTTGATGCTGAAGGTTGGGCTAAAAACCCATCAATTGCTGTGTCCAGAGTTTTTGCTGTAATAACAGAGTCTTCGAATACCGCGTGAGCAATATCTGCGTAATGCTCTACTACTTGATCTTTAGTTACTGCGGCAAATGTAGAGCCTGAAGCTAGAAGTAGTGACGATGCAATGGTTGTTGCCACTAAATGTTTAATAGTCATGAAAGCGTCCTTGTTGAGCTTAATCGTATTCTAAATTTTAATTATATTGATAGTGCAACTTATTATCATTTGCACTTAGGTTTGGAATAATACAAATTTACAATTTTTTTGCAAGACAAAAACAAAAAAACCTCACAATAGTGAGGCTTTATTCAAATTCAACAGAAAATCTAGGGAAGAGACTTTAAGGAAGGGCTACAACTTCAGGTTGTGTTTCCCATGAGAGACTTTCGCTTGTAAGTAGCTTTCGTTGCCCGATTTAATATGAGCGAGCGTATTAACGACTGATTCTATTTCAATACCAAAGTTCTTAAGATCATTGATTTTTTTAGGATTATTGGTAACTAAATGAATTTTATTAATACCCAATGCTGTTAACATTTGTGCGGCTTCAGTGAAGTCTCTAAGGTCATCACCAAATCCAAGATGATTGTTCGCCTCATAGGTATTCATCCCTTCAGTTTGAAGTTTGTATGCATCAATCTTGTTATATAGACCAATACCACGACCTTCTTGCCGTAAATAAAGAATGATGCCGCCTTGCTCACCCATCTTTTGGATCGTTTCTTCTAACTGCTCACCACAGTCACAACGGGATGAATGAAAAACATCGCCAGTCAAGCACTCTGAATGCATTCTAACTAACGGAATTGTGGGTAGCTGATCAACAGACTTGAAGACAACCGCTACATGTTCTTTATCCGTTTCTAATCCTTTAAAAGAGAGCATCTCTGCATCGATATTACTCTTTGCTCCGACTTTCAACTCTATTCTGGCACGTACTTCCGCCATATTCTCACTCACTTGACTATTTGTTGTCTGCATTTTAGAAAAGGAATGCAGTGTATTCGCACTACGATTCTTCAACTATGGGGACTCACGCCTCATTTTTCAATGACCAAATCATAATTGTTATATTATAACATTTCAATCCACAGGCAATAAAAAGCCCCAATTTTATAATGATAAAATTGAGGCATTATACTAAAGTTGCTTATTTTCAATGTGTTATATTATCCACACATAACGAACACATTAGCAATTCAGTTGCTGTTTCTGCGATTTTTTCCACACCGCTAATTGAATCCAAACACTTTCCAGTTCAGAAAGCTCCTCTTGAGTGAGTAGAGAAACACTTGAGGTCGAGATTCCGGAATTATTGGCTTGCATAGAACGAAGATGCGCATAAAAGTCATTTTTTAATTGCGAGGTTATCGAGTCCATGTGCAAAGCCTTATATTCAATTAACGTTTGGTATAGTGCGAAGTGATATTATTTGATTAAATAATATCACTTCGTTTATATATTACACAATCATTAATTGAAAATGGAATAATAGTCACAAACTATTTTTTTTAACACTTTTTATCGCAAAGAGTAGAAATAAGATCAACAACAGCAGTGGAAAGATCCAAAGTAATAGATTTTTCGCATTAAATGCGGGCTTATACATAACAAAATCACCAAAACGATCCGTCATAAATTCTATTATTTCTTCTTCTGACTTACCCTCTTTTAGCATGGTAAAGACTTTTAAGCGCAAATCTTTAGCTATTGGAGAGTTAGATTCGACAAGATTTTGGTTCTGACACTGTGGGCAACGCAATGACTTTGCGAGTAAAATGGCATGTTTCTGCTGTAAAGGCGTATCAAACTCAAACAATTCAACCTGTTGGCTTACTTCTTTATTTGCTCCGACAAACACCTCGTCAGTTGAGGCTTGAGCATGACAAGAGGCTAATACAACCATCATAAAAAAATATAGTATTCGCATAGTTTTTCTTCAACGATTCATCAATTATTAAAGTAGCGTTTAAATTCTTGGTTCCAAATATCACGGGTTAATGCTCCACGGTATTTCTTAATTATAATTCCATCCCTGTTAATTAAATAAGATTCAGGAGTACCAATAACGCCAAGATCCAACGCAAACTCTCCACGAGGATCAAATATGATCCTTCTGTAAGGATCACCCTCCTCCAAAAGCATATTATTTGCCAGTTTAAGATCATCCCTATAATTCAAACCAATGATATTAATATTCTCATCTTTCAATTCTTTGAGAAATTCATGCTCTGATTTACAAACGCCACACCAAGAGGCCCATACATTGAGCAATTGAACATTCTCTGTAAGAACATCAACCTTGGTGAGAACTTGCTGTGAATCTCTTAAGTCCGCTTGCATGAACTCAGGTAAAGGTTTATTAACCGAAACTGATTTACTACTCTGACTCTCAGATAACCCAATGGTCAGCGTGCCAATAAAAGCACACATCACGAGGAACAGTACGCCAATTTTTAGTTTGGTTTTATTTTGCAAAGCCAGCCCCTGTATTGGTTTTTTATTGATTTTCGCGACTGCGTTTTGGTTGAACTAAAAGCAACACCACGCCTAAAATCGAAAGCAGCGCTCCTAGCCATATCCAACGAACATACGCCTTGTATTGAATCCTTACAGCATAGGATTTGAGATCGACCTTCTCTCCAACCGTGACATAAATATCACCATGCCAGAACCATTTCATAGCCGGTTCACTCATATTCATTACGCGGACTTGATAATGGCGTCTCTCAGGTATAATGATATCTGTCCGGTTATTGCCGCTAATCTCTAACCATATCTTCTCTGATGTATAGTTTGGCCCAATATGTAACTCAGTGTCTAAATGTTTGATCGTCCAGTCAGCGAATACCACTTCTGTTCCTGGTGCCATTCTGCGGTTAAGTTCATAAGAGTGTTCGCTATTCATCGCAGAACCTATACAAACAACAGCAACACCAATATGCGCCATATTAACCGCAACACTTCGTACTCGACCCGATGTTACCAGCGAAAATTTCAGCAAATACAGATGAGATAACACCACCCAAACTGCAATTATCCAGGTTAGTTGTACTAGCCAATCACTGTATTCAACTTGAACCTGGTAGAGCAATACACCAACAACGATAGAAGTAATAGCGGTAATGATAACGACTTGTTTTACGTTCTTGCGCTGTTTGTAGTAAGAAATAAAAGGGCTGGCTCCCATTATAAATAGAGCAATGAGCGCTAGCGGAGAAAAAACGGTATTGAAGTAAGGAGCTCCTACCGAAATATTTCCTAATCCTAATAAGCTAAATAGCATTGGATAGAAGGTCCCAACGAGGACAACTATCATCGCAACAATAAGCAGGCTATTGGCCAGCAGTAACACAAAACTCTTACTCAGAAAGTGAGTGATAGGCTCGGATTTAATCTCGTCGCCTCTAGTCAGCAATAGACAAAATGATCCGAATAAAACAAGTGAAAGTATCAATAAGAGTGTCAATCCTTTCCCCGGATCAACGGCAAAAGCATGAACGGATGTCAGTACTCCAGATCGAACGATGAACGTGCCTAGAATGCTCAAACTGAAAGTGATAAAAGACAGCGAAAACGCCCATTTCATTAGCTGACGCTTATAACGAGCAACAGACAAACAGTGCAATAGTGCTGTTGAAGTTAACCACGGCAATAAAGATGCATTTTCTACCGGATCCCAAAACCACCAACCACCCCAGCCTAGTTCGTAATAAGCCCACCAAGAGCCCAGAATAATGCCACCAGTTAGAAACACCCAAGCGCTCTGGCACCAAGGCTGACAATACTTAACCCAGTTGTACTCAATTTCCGGCGTTAATAAGGCGGCAACGGCAAATGCCAGTACCGTCGAAAGGCCAACATAGCCCAAGTAGAGCAATGGCGGATGGAATATTAACCCCACATCTTGGAGCATAGGATTTAAATCTCGCCCCTCTACAGGAATCATAGAACTCATCACAAATGGATTGGATGCGATAAGCGTAAACCACGCAAACACCGCAATTAAGCCATTCATCACCCAGAGAACATTGATCAAATATGCTCGCGGATAACGTCGGTTCAACGTAATTAAACCACTCCAGCACCCAAGAGTTAAAACCCAGAAAAGCAGGGAGCCTTCATGACCACCCCATACGGCCGCCAATTTGAAAAATATCGGTAATTCAGTATTAGAGTGCGCTGCAACATATGATATTGAAAAATCATCAATATAGAAGGCGAAGCCAAGCAGGACTATACTCACGATAGAAAACAGCGCAGATAGCTGAGTACAAGAGCGCACAGTAGAGAGTTCAATCGGCGAGTTTTGCTGTCTTTTCCAGCCAATAGCCACACAGATTATTGAACTCAAACAAGCGACTAGAACAAGAGAAAATAGACCTAACTCACCAATCATAAAACCTCAAAAAAAAGCCCCACCAAAATCAGTGGAGCTTATAGTTTACAAGCAATGACACTTTCAAACACTAGTGTTATCAATCAAAACTGATTTAAACAACTGTCATTTGACCTGCGTATAGAATGAAAGTACGTAACATCAATACGCCCACTAAACTCAGCGTTGTTACGACTAAAATAAAACCGCCACTATGGCGAATTGACTTAGGCGTGACTGCATTAAGTAAAAGCGGTAGCAACATACCTGCGCCAATTACGCCCCACCAGAACCAAGATGCCCAAAAGCCTTCGCCAATCGCATTCATTGCCGAAATCTCAGCCTGTCCACCAGAGAAAATTAGTCCAGTGAAGAAGGTGACCAAAACGAACAACTCAAACATAACGACTGGCCGTTCAAACCCGTGGATCCATGAAACACTTGGCCCATGCGGAGACTCTTTAAATACAAGAACGCCGAATAAGATACATGCCGCAGCACCAGAGGATAGGCTTGAAAACAAGAACAGTATTGGAAGTACTGGATTATTCAGCATTGGGTACGTTTGAAGTGCTGACAATAGGAAACCAGTATAAGCCGCTAGTAGTAGCGCAAGGAACCCAAGGAATAGCTCAATTGAATTCTCAAACTTAGTGAATTTCTCCAGTAAACCATCAACAAATGCAAAGCGACCTTGTAGGAAATCGACAATTTGTTTTTTAAAGATGATACCAATCCAAACAAACAATACCGCCATGTAGACTTGGAAGAGAATAACCCCCATAGACATCACAGATGTTGGATTAAAGAAGATCATTATTTTCCAAAACGAAAGTGGTTTTGTTAGATGGAAAATAAGAATCGTTAGGCCAGATATGATACCGAATGG
It encodes:
- the nrfF gene encoding heme lyase NrfEFG subunit NrfF, with translation MMVVLASCHAQASTDEVFVGANKEVSQQVELFEFDTPLQQKHAILLAKSLRCPQCQNQNLVESNSPIAKDLRLKVFTMLKEGKSEEEIIEFMTDRFGDFVMYKPAFNAKNLLLWIFPLLLLILFLLFAIKSVKKNSL
- a CDS encoding DsbE family thiol:disulfide interchange protein gives rise to the protein MQNKTKLKIGVLFLVMCAFIGTLTIGLSESQSSKSVSVNKPLPEFMQADLRDSQQVLTKVDVLTENVQLLNVWASWCGVCKSEHEFLKELKDENINIIGLNYRDDLKLANNMLLEEGDPYRRIIFDPRGEFALDLGVIGTPESYLINRDGIIIKKYRGALTRDIWNQEFKRYFNN
- a CDS encoding heme lyase CcmF/NrfE family subunit is translated as MIGELGLFSLVLVACLSSIICVAIGWKRQQNSPIELSTVRSCTQLSALFSIVSIVLLGFAFYIDDFSISYVAAHSNTELPIFFKLAAVWGGHEGSLLFWVLTLGCWSGLITLNRRYPRAYLINVLWVMNGLIAVFAWFTLIASNPFVMSSMIPVEGRDLNPMLQDVGLIFHPPLLYLGYVGLSTVLAFAVAALLTPEIEYNWVKYCQPWCQSAWVFLTGGIILGSWWAYYELGWGGWWFWDPVENASLLPWLTSTALLHCLSVARYKRQLMKWAFSLSFITFSLSILGTFIVRSGVLTSVHAFAVDPGKGLTLLLILSLVLFGSFCLLLTRGDEIKSEPITHFLSKSFVLLLANSLLIVAMIVVLVGTFYPMLFSLLGLGNISVGAPYFNTVFSPLALIALFIMGASPFISYYKQRKNVKQVVIITAITSIVVGVLLYQVQVEYSDWLVQLTWIIAVWVVLSHLYLLKFSLVTSGRVRSVAVNMAHIGVAVVCIGSAMNSEHSYELNRRMAPGTEVVFADWTIKHLDTELHIGPNYTSEKIWLEISGNNRTDIIIPERRHYQVRVMNMSEPAMKWFWHGDIYVTVGEKVDLKSYAVRIQYKAYVRWIWLGALLSILGVVLLLVQPKRSRENQ
- the nrfD gene encoding cytochrome c nitrite reductase subunit NrfD produces the protein MSAWDTAFQSSTVVWDWIIAIYLFLAGMSAGAVMISIYLKRKVIEGNPAENGILKATAFLAPFGIISGLTILIFHLTKPLSFWKIMIFFNPTSVMSMGVILFQVYMAVLFVWIGIIFKKQIVDFLQGRFAFVDGLLEKFTKFENSIELFLGFLALLLAAYTGFLLSALQTYPMLNNPVLPILFLFSSLSSGAAACILFGVLVFKESPHGPSVSWIHGFERPVVMFELFVLVTFFTGLIFSGGQAEISAMNAIGEGFWASWFWWGVIGAGMLLPLLLNAVTPKSIRHSGGFILVVTTLSLVGVLMLRTFILYAGQMTVV